CATCGGAAGAATCAAATTATATTACAGGTCATGTATTGCACGTAGATGGTGGCATCATGATGTAAAAGGCGGGAAGGCTTATGCAACAACTAGATTTTTGGATTGCCAAACGAGCGCGCCAAACACCGAATAAGAAAGCTTTAATTCAAATTGAAACGGGTGAAACGTGGACATATGAACAGCTCATGCGGTACGCAAACGGTTGGAGTACATGGTTTTCTCACAATTCATTTCAAAAAGGGGATCGAATAGCGGTATTACTAGAAAATTCCATACAAAGTTTTGCTATTTTATTTGCTTGTCGAATGAGTGAGCTTATTTATGTCCCGTTGAATACAAAATTATCGAATATGGAGCTAGGCATTGTACTGGAAGATTGTACACCAGTACAAATGATTTGTGATGGTGTTCATGAAGTGCGTGCCAAGTTGCTAATGCCAGGGAGTACTTTTCGAGTGGAGCAGTGCGAACCAGTACAAGCCTTCTCCTATGAATGGCGAGATGAGCCAACATTACCTTGGCTAATGATTTACACAGGTGGAACAACAGGGAAATCGAAAGGCGTTGTACTATCGTATGAAGCGGTAACTGCTAATGCCATTAATACGATTGTTAGCTGGGGAATAAATGACCAAGATTGTACACTAAATTATATGCCTTTATTTCATACTGGTGGGATTAATGCCTTATCATTACCGATTTTTCTTGCGGGGGGGACAGTTGTAATCGGTCAAAAATTTGATCCAGAGCGTGCTGTTCGTGCGCTTGATGGCTACAAAACAACGATTTCACTATTTGTACCAACGATGTACCAATTGATGACAGATACAACTTATTTTAAGGAATCGAGTTTCCCGACGGTAAAAGTGTTTTTGTCTGGTGGCGCACCGTGTCCTAAACCGATATATGAGCGTTTTAAAAAACAGGGATTGTTATTTAAAGAGGGGTACGGCTTAACAGAGGCTGGACCAAATAATTTTGTCATTGATGCAGAAGTAGCTATGCTAAAAAAAGGTGCAATTGGTAAAGGGATGTTGTTTAACGACGTACAAATTATGAATGATGCGGGAGAAATATGTGCTCAAGGTGAGGTTGGGGAGCTTTGTTTAAAAGGAAGTCATATTTTCTCAAAGTATTGGAATAACGAGGCAGAAACAAAAAAAGCATTTCATAATGGTTGGTTAAAGACAGGTGATTTAGCAAAAGTGGACGAAGATGGTGATTTTCGTATCGTCGGTCGAAAAAAAGAAATGATTATTACCGGTGGAGAAAATGTTTATCCTCAAGAAGTTGAAGAATGTCTAATTACAGAGCAAGGCGTCGATGAAGTATCAGTTATTGGTGT
This portion of the Solibacillus daqui genome encodes:
- a CDS encoding class I adenylate-forming enzyme family protein; this encodes MQQLDFWIAKRARQTPNKKALIQIETGETWTYEQLMRYANGWSTWFSHNSFQKGDRIAVLLENSIQSFAILFACRMSELIYVPLNTKLSNMELGIVLEDCTPVQMICDGVHEVRAKLLMPGSTFRVEQCEPVQAFSYEWRDEPTLPWLMIYTGGTTGKSKGVVLSYEAVTANAINTIVSWGINDQDCTLNYMPLFHTGGINALSLPIFLAGGTVVIGQKFDPERAVRALDGYKTTISLFVPTMYQLMTDTTYFKESSFPTVKVFLSGGAPCPKPIYERFKKQGLLFKEGYGLTEAGPNNFVIDAEVAMLKKGAIGKGMLFNDVQIMNDAGEICAQGEVGELCLKGSHIFSKYWNNEAETKKAFHNGWLKTGDLAKVDEDGDFRIVGRKKEMIITGGENVYPQEVEECLITEQGVDEVSVIGVPNEKWGECVVAFVVSKQPSKQLEQTLKWACKERLANYKVPKQFYFLSELPKTVVGKIDKKQLVSYAKDKMKIE